In Alphaproteobacteria bacterium, a genomic segment contains:
- a CDS encoding SDR family NAD(P)-dependent oxidoreductase encodes MRAVVIHEHGGIDRLTYTPDYRDPPFGEGDVLVRVRACTLNYHDVFTRRGMPGIKIPLPLIMGIDAAGDIAKVGPGVTDFKPGDRVLIDPINRVERGFMGETFDGGLAELVRVPAHMCIPLPASIGYAEAAALPTAYGTAHRMILDRGKLKAGETILILGASGGVGTCCVQLAKRAGAKVIVAASSQDKLDRLKTLGADIGIDYATQDFVAECHRQFGRARVAKKDEGGIDVVVNFTGGDTWTKALRVLRRDGRMLTCGATAGYDPKEDIRYIWTFELNIVGSNGWSREDVTALLAMLGDGTLEPVLHPERFPLERAADAMRVLEERKSFGKVVIEP; translated from the coding sequence ATGCGCGCCGTCGTCATCCACGAACATGGCGGGATCGATCGGCTGACCTACACGCCGGATTATCGCGATCCGCCGTTCGGCGAAGGTGACGTGCTGGTGCGCGTGCGCGCCTGCACGCTGAATTATCACGACGTGTTCACACGGCGCGGCATGCCGGGCATCAAGATTCCGCTGCCGCTGATCATGGGCATCGACGCGGCGGGCGATATCGCCAAAGTCGGGCCGGGCGTGACCGATTTCAAACCGGGCGACCGCGTGCTGATCGATCCGATCAACCGCGTCGAACGCGGCTTCATGGGCGAAACCTTCGACGGCGGTCTCGCCGAACTAGTGCGCGTGCCCGCCCATATGTGCATTCCCCTGCCCGCGTCGATCGGCTATGCCGAGGCGGCGGCGTTGCCCACCGCCTACGGCACCGCGCATCGCATGATCCTGGATCGCGGTAAGCTGAAAGCGGGCGAGACGATCCTGATCCTGGGTGCGTCCGGCGGTGTGGGCACATGCTGCGTGCAACTCGCCAAGCGCGCGGGCGCCAAAGTCATCGTCGCCGCGTCGAGCCAGGACAAGCTCGATCGCCTGAAGACGCTCGGGGCCGATATCGGCATCGACTACGCGACGCAGGATTTCGTCGCCGAATGCCATCGCCAATTCGGACGTGCACGCGTGGCGAAGAAAGACGAAGGCGGGATCGATGTCGTGGTGAACTTCACCGGCGGCGATACCTGGACTAAAGCGCTGCGCGTTCTGCGCCGCGACGGACGCATGCTGACTTGCGGCGCCACGGCCGGCTACGACCCCAAAGAAGATATTCGTTACATCTGGACGTTCGAGCTGAACATCGTCGGCTCCAACGGCTGGTCGCGCGAGGACGTCACTGCGCTGCTCGCCATGCTGGGCGACGGCACGTTGGAGCCCGTGCTGCATCCCGAGAGATTCCCGCTGGAACGCGCAGCCGACGCGATGCGCGTGCTGGAGGAACGCAAGAGCTTCGGCAAAGTGGTGATCGAGCCATGA
- a CDS encoding ABC transporter substrate-binding protein — protein sequence MRVLAKAFAGFLMLAAVATAADAKTLRINVTGDPAMLDPITYSELVAGRVLRNVYEGFTDFTPDGKIVNVLAESWTALPGEHGFRFNLRKNVKFHSGRAFTAKDVKYTLEQLAAPDTKAGIGAGYVARIVGIEDVKGGKTKDLSGVKIVDDHTIEIRFTKPDVLFPIYPIWFMDSGIVADKGADWVRTVSAGTGPFKFKEWRRGAFVEIDANKDYWGNKAKIDAVRFLVIPNGDTALAQYEAGELDVLDVQESTIRRVMRDASKEKERQVVPRAQSRFLAMNPLVYAPFKDKRVREAISLTINRDGMIRGFYDNAAFQLHGITTPGVAGYFNDLPKPKYDPEAAKKLLADAGFPGGRGLPPIDISSTAVFKDELTYYANELNRTLGMQVNVNVVERATFIRAMNAGEVAFFPWGWTSGYPDAMYYLEQMWHSKSPYNRGRWFNAKYDALIDEATATVDDAKRFQLYRQAEMVYIDDVGAAPLPMVAAIALVKPNVTNARATPFGFDRFVFAEIK from the coding sequence ATGAGAGTCCTCGCCAAAGCCTTCGCCGGGTTCCTCATGCTCGCGGCGGTCGCCACCGCCGCCGACGCGAAGACCCTGCGCATCAACGTGACCGGCGATCCCGCGATGCTGGATCCGATCACCTATTCCGAACTCGTGGCCGGGCGCGTGCTGCGCAACGTCTACGAAGGTTTCACCGATTTCACGCCGGACGGAAAGATCGTCAACGTGCTGGCGGAATCCTGGACCGCCCTGCCGGGCGAGCACGGTTTCCGCTTCAATCTGCGCAAGAACGTGAAGTTCCATTCGGGCCGCGCCTTCACGGCCAAGGACGTGAAATACACGCTCGAGCAGCTTGCCGCACCCGACACCAAGGCCGGTATCGGCGCGGGTTACGTCGCGCGCATCGTCGGCATCGAGGATGTGAAGGGCGGCAAGACCAAGGACCTTTCGGGCGTGAAGATCGTCGACGATCACACGATCGAGATCCGTTTCACCAAGCCCGACGTTCTGTTCCCGATCTATCCGATCTGGTTCATGGATTCCGGCATCGTCGCCGACAAGGGCGCCGATTGGGTGCGCACGGTTTCGGCCGGCACGGGCCCGTTCAAGTTCAAGGAATGGCGCCGCGGCGCCTTCGTCGAAATCGACGCCAACAAGGATTACTGGGGCAACAAGGCGAAGATCGACGCCGTGCGCTTCCTGGTGATCCCCAACGGTGACACGGCGCTGGCGCAGTACGAAGCGGGCGAGCTCGACGTGCTCGACGTGCAGGAAAGCACCATCCGCCGCGTGATGCGCGACGCGAGCAAGGAAAAGGAACGCCAGGTCGTGCCGCGCGCACAGTCGCGCTTCCTCGCCATGAACCCGCTGGTCTACGCGCCGTTCAAGGACAAGCGCGTGCGCGAAGCGATCTCGCTGACCATCAACCGCGACGGCATGATCCGCGGCTTCTACGACAACGCGGCCTTCCAACTGCACGGCATCACCACACCGGGCGTGGCGGGCTATTTCAACGATCTGCCCAAGCCCAAATACGATCCGGAAGCCGCAAAGAAGCTGCTGGCCGACGCGGGCTTCCCGGGTGGCCGCGGCCTGCCGCCGATCGACATCTCGTCCACCGCCGTGTTCAAGGACGAGCTGACCTACTACGCCAACGAGTTGAACCGCACGCTGGGCATGCAGGTCAACGTCAACGTCGTCGAGCGCGCCACGTTCATCCGCGCGATGAACGCGGGTGAGGTCGCGTTCTTCCCCTGGGGCTGGACCTCCGGCTATCCGGACGCGATGTATTACCTTGAGCAGATGTGGCACTCGAAGAGCCCGTATAACCGCGGCCGCTGGTTCAACGCGAAATACGACGCGCTGATCGACGAAGCGACCGCGACGGTCGACGACGCCAAGCGCTTCCAACTCTACCGTCAGGCGGAGATGGTCTACATCGACGATGTGGGTGCCGCCCCGCTGCCGATGGTGGCGGCGATCGCGCTGGTCAAACCGAACGTCACGAACGCGCGCGCCACGCCGTTCGGCTTCGACCGCTTCGTGTTCGCCGAGATCAAGTAA
- a CDS encoding prolyl oligopeptidase family serine peptidase produces MPIVERTHYYAKPGKAADVLAIRRRACAVRRAIGLAAGRVFVRVDAGAGRVPDVTWECEFPTKAAHQADLDARAASPDFEAVRKTMGAAIDGFDRVIVAEDDAALPSGMRPTSLHALPIVPREIKFKSDGRELAGYLYLPPGDGPFPCMVLNHGSGINQGTLDVSRPGTASTLMSWGIASFLPHRRGYGNSPGAPWREDVKAEFGTDEYDDQLATRLDRESDDVIAALATVEALPEIRKDHIGVMGSSFGGTNTLFAASKCDRFRCAIDFAGAAMNWDRTPRLRETMIAAAKKVTMPLFLIQAENDYSIRPTKEIAAALAGNGRVVWSKIYPAFGFLPWEGHLFESTAQNFWGPDIHRFLELYL; encoded by the coding sequence ATGCCGATCGTCGAACGCACGCATTATTACGCCAAGCCCGGCAAGGCGGCGGACGTGCTGGCGATCCGCCGGCGCGCGTGCGCGGTCCGCCGCGCGATCGGTTTGGCGGCGGGCCGCGTTTTCGTGCGCGTCGATGCCGGCGCAGGCCGCGTGCCCGACGTCACTTGGGAATGCGAATTCCCGACCAAGGCGGCGCATCAAGCCGATCTCGACGCGCGCGCGGCGAGCCCCGATTTCGAGGCCGTGCGCAAAACGATGGGGGCCGCGATCGACGGGTTCGATCGCGTGATCGTGGCCGAGGACGATGCGGCTTTGCCCAGCGGCATGCGCCCCACATCGCTGCATGCCCTGCCGATCGTGCCGCGCGAGATCAAGTTCAAATCGGACGGGCGCGAACTCGCCGGCTATCTCTACCTGCCGCCGGGCGACGGCCCCTTCCCGTGCATGGTGCTGAACCACGGCAGCGGCATAAATCAAGGCACCCTCGACGTCAGCCGCCCTGGCACGGCTTCGACGTTGATGTCCTGGGGGATCGCCTCGTTCCTGCCGCATCGGCGCGGTTACGGCAATTCGCCCGGCGCCCCGTGGCGCGAGGACGTGAAGGCCGAATTCGGCACCGACGAATACGACGACCAGCTCGCCACGCGCCTCGACCGCGAAAGCGACGACGTAATCGCGGCGCTGGCGACCGTCGAAGCCCTGCCGGAGATCCGTAAGGATCATATCGGCGTGATGGGCTCGTCCTTCGGCGGCACGAACACGCTGTTCGCCGCGTCGAAATGCGACCGCTTCCGCTGCGCGATCGACTTCGCGGGGGCGGCGATGAATTGGGACCGCACGCCGCGCTTGCGCGAAACGATGATCGCCGCCGCCAAGAAGGTGACGATGCCGCTGTTCCTGATCCAGGCGGAGAACGATTATTCGATCCGCCCGACCAAGGAAATCGCGGCGGCGCTGGCGGGCAATGGCCGCGTCGTGTGGTCGAAAATCTATCCCGCCTTCGGCTTCCTGCCGTGGGAAGGCCATCTGTTCGAAAGCACGGCCCAGAATTTCTGGGGCCCGGACATCCATCGCTTCCTGGAGCTTTACCTATGA
- a CDS encoding ABC transporter ATP-binding protein: METPIVAIEGLSVTFATESGKREVLRDVSFAVPAGEVVGVVGESGSGKSVTALAVMGLLGAQGAITTGRIMFDGQDLARLDAKAFQKIRGKRIGMIFQEPMTSLNPLLTVGFQVAEVLQAHLGMDASQARVEVVKWFGRVGIPNPDRRFDEFPHALSGGMRQRVMIAMAMACRPALLIADEPTTALDVTIQAQILALMNELRRDYGTSILLITHDMGVIARMSNRVVVMYAGEVVETGSVRDVLKAPEHPYTRLLLAAMPTARKRDTHLPFIPGTMPAPGNLPRGCRFHPRCPDVQPGCSQAEPALIESAMGRSIRCPIAVGIAEAAR; encoded by the coding sequence ATGGAAACGCCGATCGTCGCCATCGAAGGACTCAGCGTCACTTTCGCCACCGAAAGCGGCAAGCGCGAAGTCTTGCGCGACGTCAGCTTCGCCGTGCCGGCAGGCGAAGTCGTCGGCGTGGTCGGCGAAAGCGGCTCGGGTAAGTCGGTGACCGCGCTGGCCGTCATGGGCCTGCTCGGCGCGCAAGGCGCGATCACGACGGGCCGGATCATGTTCGACGGCCAGGATTTGGCGCGCCTGGATGCCAAAGCGTTCCAGAAGATTCGCGGCAAACGCATCGGCATGATTTTTCAAGAGCCGATGACCAGCCTCAACCCGCTGCTGACCGTCGGCTTCCAAGTCGCCGAAGTGCTGCAAGCGCATCTCGGCATGGACGCAAGTCAAGCGCGCGTCGAAGTCGTCAAATGGTTCGGGCGCGTGGGCATTCCCAACCCGGATCGGCGCTTCGACGAGTTTCCGCACGCATTGTCGGGCGGCATGCGCCAGCGCGTGATGATCGCGATGGCGATGGCCTGCCGCCCCGCCTTGTTGATCGCCGACGAGCCGACGACCGCGCTCGACGTGACGATCCAGGCGCAAATCTTGGCGCTGATGAACGAGCTGCGCCGCGACTACGGCACGTCGATCCTGTTGATCACCCACGATATGGGCGTGATCGCGCGCATGTCGAACCGCGTGGTCGTGATGTATGCGGGCGAGGTCGTGGAGACGGGTAGCGTGCGCGACGTGCTGAAGGCGCCCGAACACCCGTATACGCGCTTGCTGCTGGCGGCGATGCCGACCGCGCGCAAACGCGATACGCATCTGCCTTTCATTCCCGGCACGATGCCCGCCCCCGGCAATCTGCCGCGCGGCTGCCGCTTCCATCCGCGCTGCCCCGATGTGCAGCCCGGCTGTTCGCAGGCCGAGCCCGCCTTGATCGAAAGCGCCATGGGCCGTTCGATCCGCTGCCCGATCGCCGTCGGCATAGCGGAGGCCGCACGATGA
- a CDS encoding PaaI family thioesterase, which translates to MTDAAKLRALMASSPFHDFLGLELLDLDPSGPSVTLGAKWRPGFEREPGSKQWHGGVLAAVIDVAGAYAAFAKTGRGLPTVDLRIDYIRPAIDTDLRAEAKALRAGRTLGTVDVALRDKNGAIVAAGRGTYFTQTVSA; encoded by the coding sequence ATGACCGACGCCGCCAAATTGCGCGCTTTGATGGCGTCGTCGCCTTTCCACGATTTCCTCGGGCTCGAATTGCTCGACCTCGACCCCTCGGGGCCGTCGGTGACGCTCGGCGCCAAATGGCGGCCGGGCTTCGAGCGCGAACCGGGGTCCAAGCAATGGCATGGCGGCGTGCTGGCCGCGGTGATCGACGTCGCCGGCGCTTACGCAGCCTTCGCCAAAACCGGGCGCGGCTTGCCGACGGTCGATCTGCGCATCGACTATATACGGCCCGCCATCGACACCGATCTGCGCGCCGAAGCGAAGGCGCTGCGCGCCGGCCGCACGCTCGGCACGGTCGATGTAGCGCTGCGCGACAAGAACGGCGCGATCGTCGCCGCCGGGCGCGGCACATACTTCACCCAAACGGTGTCCGCATGA
- a CDS encoding FAD-binding protein produces MTHDYDVIVVGFGFAGGVAAIEAHDAGKRVLLVEKNAIPGGISVCSAGGLRIAKDANDAMSYLVATNGGTTPEPVLKVLADGMTTLADYARTLSTPVGGAIGLKPNSGNYPLPGYKTFGFAYVEALDGFDVARDYAHVRGAVEGARLFEVVRRNVANRKIDVKLATRVERLAKTGDRVTGIVVAGKTIAAKSVVLACGGFEADPEIQRQHWVLKPVLSAAVDFNTGDGLRMGQAAGAGLWHMWHYHGSYGLKHPDPDYKFGIRVKRLPDWNNAEGLRGDVTMTWILLDQDGHRFMNEYEPYMQDTGHRPFEHYDTSRQKFPRVPAIMLLDAEGRARYPISAPTWNDASVAAKFGKHTPRDLDAAIFAEDETLDAAAARHGIDAAALKRSVDAWNAACDAGNDAAFGRPAGSMLPIRKGPFSTAKVWPVVSNTQGGLPHDPEQRVLDPYGAPIPGLYVAGELGSVFGHLYLSGGNIAESFVGGRIAGRNAAV; encoded by the coding sequence ATGACCCACGACTACGACGTTATCGTCGTCGGCTTCGGTTTCGCCGGCGGTGTCGCCGCCATCGAGGCGCATGATGCCGGCAAGCGCGTGCTGCTGGTCGAGAAAAACGCGATCCCCGGCGGCATCTCGGTCTGCTCGGCCGGCGGATTGCGCATCGCCAAGGATGCCAACGACGCGATGAGCTATCTCGTCGCCACCAATGGCGGCACGACGCCAGAGCCCGTTCTGAAAGTCCTCGCCGACGGCATGACGACGCTGGCGGATTACGCCCGCACGCTGAGTACGCCCGTCGGCGGCGCGATCGGCCTGAAGCCCAATTCCGGCAATTATCCCCTGCCCGGCTATAAGACGTTCGGCTTCGCCTATGTCGAAGCGCTCGACGGGTTCGACGTCGCGCGCGATTACGCGCATGTACGCGGCGCCGTTGAAGGGGCGCGGCTGTTCGAGGTCGTGCGCCGTAATGTCGCCAATCGCAAGATCGACGTGAAACTCGCCACGCGCGTCGAACGCTTGGCGAAGACCGGCGACCGCGTGACCGGGATCGTTGTCGCGGGCAAGACGATTGCGGCGAAATCGGTCGTACTCGCCTGCGGCGGGTTCGAAGCCGATCCCGAGATTCAGCGCCAGCATTGGGTGCTGAAGCCGGTGCTGTCGGCGGCCGTCGATTTCAATACCGGCGACGGCTTGCGCATGGGCCAAGCCGCCGGCGCCGGGCTTTGGCATATGTGGCATTACCACGGCTCCTACGGCCTCAAGCATCCGGACCCGGATTACAAATTCGGCATCCGCGTGAAGCGCCTGCCCGATTGGAACAATGCCGAAGGCTTGCGCGGCGACGTGACCATGACCTGGATCCTGCTGGATCAAGACGGCCATCGCTTCATGAACGAGTACGAGCCCTATATGCAGGACACAGGGCATCGGCCGTTCGAGCATTACGACACCTCGCGCCAGAAGTTCCCGCGTGTGCCCGCGATTATGCTGCTCGATGCGGAAGGCCGTGCGCGCTATCCGATCAGCGCGCCGACCTGGAACGACGCGTCGGTCGCCGCGAAATTCGGCAAGCACACGCCGCGCGATCTCGATGCGGCGATTTTCGCCGAGGACGAGACGCTCGACGCCGCCGCCGCGCGTCACGGGATCGATGCCGCCGCGTTGAAGCGCAGCGTCGATGCCTGGAACGCGGCCTGCGACGCGGGGAATGACGCGGCCTTCGGCCGCCCCGCGGGATCGATGCTGCCGATCCGCAAAGGGCCGTTCTCGACCGCCAAAGTCTGGCCGGTCGTGTCGAACACCCAAGGCGGCTTGCCGCACGATCCCGAGCAGCGCGTGCTCGATCCCTATGGCGCGCCGATCCCGGGGCTTTACGTCGCGGGCGAACTCGGCAGCGTGTTCGGCCATCTCTATCTCTCCGGCGGCAACATCGCCGAAAGCTTCGTCGGCGGGCGCATCGCCGGCCGCAACGCCGCCGTTTAA
- a CDS encoding ABC transporter ATP-binding protein, protein MNPILEVENVGRNFESPGLSPLIAVDGVSFKLASGETLGIVGESGCGKSTLARMVLKLLSVSAGRIRLDGADITDLPEAQMRPLRRGIQAVFQDPMSSLNPRMRVRDIVAEPMRAAGIDAATREARVREMLSIVGLPADAAERYPHAFSGGQRQRIAIARALASSPKLVVCDEATSALDVSVQAQVLNLLGELRARYGLSMLFISHNLGAVRYIADRVAIMYLGRIVEIGPVGAIFDKPAHPYTEALIAAVPEPDPDLPVPDTLMGEIPNARERPSGCHFHPRCPKAQARCRVEDPALVAGNDGRQIRCHFPN, encoded by the coding sequence ATGAATCCTATCCTCGAGGTCGAAAATGTCGGCCGCAATTTCGAAAGCCCCGGCCTCAGCCCGCTGATCGCGGTCGACGGCGTCAGCTTCAAACTCGCGAGCGGCGAGACGCTGGGCATCGTCGGCGAGTCCGGCTGCGGCAAAAGCACGCTCGCACGCATGGTACTGAAGCTGCTTTCGGTCAGTGCCGGCCGTATCCGCTTGGACGGTGCCGATATCACCGATCTGCCGGAAGCGCAGATGCGGCCCTTGCGGCGCGGCATCCAAGCGGTGTTCCAGGATCCGATGTCGTCGCTTAACCCGCGCATGCGCGTACGCGACATCGTCGCCGAACCGATGCGCGCGGCTGGCATCGACGCCGCGACGCGCGAAGCCCGCGTGCGCGAAATGCTGTCGATCGTTGGTCTGCCCGCCGACGCGGCCGAACGCTATCCGCACGCCTTCTCCGGCGGGCAGCGCCAGCGTATCGCGATCGCGCGTGCGCTTGCTTCTTCGCCCAAACTCGTGGTGTGCGACGAAGCGACCTCGGCGCTAGATGTCTCAGTTCAAGCGCAAGTGTTGAATCTTCTGGGCGAGCTTCGTGCGCGCTACGGCCTGTCGATGCTGTTCATCTCGCACAATCTCGGCGCCGTGCGATACATCGCCGATCGCGTCGCGATCATGTATCTGGGCCGCATCGTCGAGATCGGCCCCGTCGGCGCAATTTTCGACAAGCCCGCGCACCCCTACACCGAAGCGTTGATCGCGGCCGTGCCCGAGCCCGATCCCGATTTACCGGTACCCGACACGTTGATGGGCGAAATCCCGAACGCGCGCGAGCGGCCCTCGGGCTGCCATTTCCATCCGCGCTGCCCGAAAGCCCAAGCTCGCTGCCGCGTCGAAGACCCCGCCTTGGTGGCGGGCAACGACGGCCGCCAGATCCGCTGCCACTTCCCGAACTGA
- a CDS encoding ABC transporter permease — MLRFVAWRLAGLVPVLGIVLVATFLATYALPGDPVLVMLSDHSSNVEMANRLRAEYGLDQPLWKQFFNYIAGVVVGDFGMSYRYVRIPVVEVLSDGIKISPILALAALAAAAAIGIGAGILAAIKRNSGVDTAIILILVAGLSIPNFAFATFFVYIFSIKMGALPVAGWGRIDQAILPVAILAIPSAAYIARLTRTFMLEVLGQDYIRTARAKGLAERVVIARHALRNILVPLLTSMGIIFGGLISGTFVVETIFNIPGLGRLAIDSVFARDYPVAMAIVMLFTAFFVLINLAVDVAYAIIDPRIRQRMGVK, encoded by the coding sequence ATGCTGCGTTTCGTCGCATGGCGTTTGGCCGGCCTCGTTCCCGTTCTCGGGATCGTGTTGGTGGCGACCTTCCTCGCCACCTACGCCCTGCCGGGCGATCCCGTTCTGGTGATGCTCAGCGACCACTCGTCCAACGTCGAGATGGCGAACCGCCTGCGGGCGGAATACGGGCTCGACCAGCCGCTATGGAAGCAGTTCTTCAACTACATCGCCGGCGTCGTCGTCGGCGATTTCGGCATGTCCTATCGTTACGTGCGCATCCCGGTCGTCGAGGTGCTGTCCGACGGGATCAAAATCAGCCCGATCCTCGCCCTCGCCGCATTGGCCGCCGCCGCCGCGATCGGCATCGGGGCGGGTATCCTCGCCGCGATCAAGCGCAATTCCGGCGTCGATACCGCGATCATCCTTATTCTCGTCGCCGGGCTGTCGATCCCGAACTTCGCCTTCGCGACGTTCTTCGTCTATATCTTCTCGATCAAAATGGGGGCCCTCCCCGTGGCGGGCTGGGGCCGGATCGATCAGGCGATCCTGCCCGTCGCGATCCTCGCCATCCCTTCCGCCGCCTATATCGCGCGCCTCACCCGCACCTTCATGCTGGAAGTGCTGGGCCAGGATTACATCCGCACCGCGCGCGCCAAGGGCCTCGCCGAGCGCGTGGTGATCGCTCGCCATGCGCTGCGCAACATCCTCGTGCCGCTGCTCACGTCGATGGGCATCATCTTCGGCGGGCTTATCAGCGGCACGTTCGTCGTCGAGACGATCTTCAATATCCCCGGCCTCGGTCGGCTCGCGATCGATTCCGTCTTCGCGCGCGACTATCCCGTCGCGATGGCGATCGTGATGCTGTTCACCGCCTTCTTCGTGCTCATCAACCTCGCCGTCGACGTCGCCTACGCGATCATCGATCCCCGCATCCGGCAGCGCATGGGGGTGAAATGA
- a CDS encoding creatininase family protein, with protein sequence MTDTSRAWIENLTWPEVAAKIESSTVLIPIGARAKEHGPHLPMQTDYLVARALCDGVAKSLPVLIAPVVDFGYYPAFVEYPGSQHLRPETFQAVLHDIIDGLIRHKAKNIVIVNTGVSTEGPVTVVVRETLEHKNVRIPVAHIRALGNATRGMMSQKLGGHADEMEASLILAIAPELAHIDRAVEDYGNALNEPKTVFYVPTIFRGNAKATPDYSVSGARGDPRGATLEKGRATLDAMVADLVDGLRKLGL encoded by the coding sequence ATGACCGACACCAGCCGCGCTTGGATCGAAAATCTGACTTGGCCGGAAGTCGCGGCCAAGATCGAATCTTCAACCGTGCTGATTCCGATCGGTGCACGCGCCAAGGAGCACGGGCCGCATTTGCCGATGCAGACCGATTATCTGGTCGCGCGCGCGCTGTGCGATGGTGTCGCCAAGTCGCTGCCCGTGCTGATCGCGCCGGTCGTCGATTTCGGCTACTACCCCGCCTTCGTCGAATATCCGGGCAGCCAACATCTGCGGCCCGAGACGTTTCAGGCCGTGCTGCACGACATCATCGACGGTCTGATCCGTCACAAGGCGAAGAACATCGTCATCGTCAATACGGGCGTGTCGACCGAAGGCCCCGTGACGGTCGTGGTGCGCGAAACGCTGGAACATAAGAACGTGCGCATTCCGGTCGCGCATATCCGCGCGCTGGGTAACGCCACGCGCGGCATGATGAGCCAGAAGCTCGGCGGCCACGCCGACGAGATGGAAGCCTCGCTGATCCTGGCGATCGCACCCGAGCTTGCGCATATCGACCGCGCGGTCGAGGATTACGGCAACGCGCTGAACGAACCGAAGACCGTATTCTACGTGCCCACGATTTTCCGCGGGAACGCTAAGGCGACCCCCGATTATAGCGTCTCGGGGGCGCGCGGCGACCCGCGCGGCGCCACGCTCGAGAAAGGTCGCGCTACGCTCGACGCGATGGTCGCCGATCTGGTCGACGGATTGCGCAAGCTCGGTCTATGA
- a CDS encoding ABC transporter permease → MTAATQTTQYPLDGWRLVLRRLARQRNVLIGGAIVFFVVLVAIFGPSLMMHSPEETDLFNPWSPPTAQNPLGTDKLGRDILSRLVYGARVSLLVAGAVLAITLTVAAILGMIAGYMGGRIDAFLMRFVDIMLAFPEVVIAILIASMIGSGVLTVIISLALVWWPGVTRLTRSFVLVIREELYIDAAIVAGTPTWAIFLRHLLPNIAAPLLVRASVGVGFIVMAEATLSFLGLGIQEPVPSWGGMIRDGLPALRTDPYLAIFGSLALGITIIGFNLLGDGLRDALDPKLQGR, encoded by the coding sequence ATGACCGCCGCAACGCAAACGACCCAGTATCCGCTCGACGGCTGGCGCTTGGTGCTGCGCCGCCTTGCCCGCCAGCGCAATGTGCTGATCGGCGGCGCCATCGTGTTCTTCGTCGTCCTCGTGGCGATCTTCGGCCCTTCGTTGATGATGCACTCGCCCGAGGAAACCGATCTTTTCAATCCGTGGTCGCCGCCGACCGCCCAAAACCCGCTCGGCACCGACAAGCTCGGCCGCGATATTTTGAGCCGACTTGTCTACGGGGCGCGCGTCTCCCTGCTGGTCGCGGGCGCGGTACTGGCGATCACGCTGACCGTCGCCGCCATCCTCGGCATGATCGCGGGCTATATGGGCGGGCGGATCGACGCCTTCCTGATGCGCTTCGTCGATATCATGCTCGCCTTCCCCGAAGTCGTGATCGCCATCCTGATCGCGTCGATGATCGGCTCGGGCGTGCTGACCGTCATCATCTCTCTGGCGCTGGTCTGGTGGCCTGGCGTCACACGCCTCACGCGATCTTTCGTGCTGGTGATCCGTGAAGAACTTTATATCGACGCCGCGATCGTCGCGGGCACGCCGACCTGGGCGATCTTCCTGCGCCATCTCCTGCCGAATATCGCCGCCCCATTGCTGGTGCGCGCTTCGGTCGGCGTGGGCTTCATCGTGATGGCGGAAGCGACGCTCTCTTTCCTCGGCCTCGGCATTCAGGAGCCAGTCCCCAGCTGGGGCGGCATGATCCGCGACGGCCTGCCCGCCTTGCGCACCGATCCCTATCTCGCGATTTTCGGCAGCCTGGCGCTGGGCATCACGATCATCGGCTTCAATCTGCTGGGCGACGGCTTGCGCGATGCCCTCGATCCCAAGCTGCAGGGCCGCTGA
- a CDS encoding VOC family protein gives MTVFLDHILWGTPDLSAGEKLFEQLSGVKPGPGGIHEGFGTRNALLSMGDQLFFEIIAPDPAQNLNGNRGGRLAKLAGPGLTALSVRSDDLPAMEAAAKKLGLPVRGPIPGGRTRGDGVRLHWEILYFGEGQDADMIPFAIDWKGSPHPAGTTPGGIGFKSVVALHPDSERLSAIYTALGIPVPVLRGDRAGFQAVLTSPRGDITLTTAA, from the coding sequence ATGACCGTCTTTCTCGATCATATTCTGTGGGGCACGCCGGATCTTTCCGCCGGCGAGAAACTGTTCGAACAGCTTTCGGGCGTGAAGCCCGGACCCGGCGGCATCCATGAAGGCTTCGGCACGCGCAATGCGCTGCTGTCGATGGGCGACCAGCTGTTCTTTGAAATTATCGCGCCCGATCCCGCACAAAATTTGAACGGCAATCGCGGCGGCCGTCTGGCAAAACTCGCCGGTCCGGGACTCACGGCACTTAGCGTGCGTTCGGACGATCTGCCCGCGATGGAAGCAGCGGCGAAGAAGCTGGGGCTGCCGGTGCGCGGGCCTATTCCCGGCGGGCGCACGCGCGGCGACGGCGTGCGGCTCCATTGGGAAATCCTCTATTTCGGCGAAGGACAGGATGCGGACATGATTCCCTTCGCAATCGATTGGAAAGGCTCGCCGCATCCGGCGGGCACCACGCCGGGCGGCATCGGCTTCAAATCGGTCGTCGCCTTGCATCCCGATAGCGAACGTCTGTCGGCGATCTACACGGCGCTTGGCATTCCGGTGCCCGTATTGCGCGGCGATCGCGCCGGCTTCCAAGCCGTGCTGACGAGCCCGCGCGGCGACATCACCTTGACGACGGCGGCCTGA